The Desulfomicrobium orale DSM 12838 genome includes a window with the following:
- a CDS encoding amino acid ABC transporter permease has product MTQKYSQKEIHIGDGAAIPRRKDAGLFNAWWLTFFGAVGTIIYLCVAEPDPYWRILQFLPDGVLVTFQVTILSILFSLVLGLVTGLGRLSRNRLVNLAASTYVEIIRGIPLLVQLFYIYYALGRIQIFQNLPPLAAAVVAMGICYGAYMGEVFRAGIESIDKGQAEAARSLGFSRAQTMLLVVLPQAWRTILPPVGNEFIALLKDSSLVSILAVSDLLRRGREFAGESFLYFEAYTMVALVYLVITLFLSKAVSKMEQRLNYYERD; this is encoded by the coding sequence ATGACCCAGAAATATTCACAGAAGGAAATCCATATCGGCGACGGCGCGGCCATCCCGCGCAGGAAGGACGCCGGACTGTTCAACGCCTGGTGGCTCACGTTTTTCGGAGCCGTCGGAACCATCATCTATCTGTGCGTGGCCGAACCCGACCCTTACTGGCGCATCCTCCAGTTTCTGCCCGACGGAGTGCTGGTCACCTTTCAGGTCACGATCCTGTCCATCCTGTTCTCTCTGGTGCTGGGGCTCGTCACGGGACTTGGGCGGCTGTCCCGGAACAGACTCGTCAATCTCGCCGCTTCCACCTATGTGGAAATCATCCGCGGCATTCCCTTGCTGGTGCAGCTTTTCTACATCTACTACGCTCTGGGCCGCATCCAGATTTTCCAGAACCTGCCGCCTCTGGCCGCGGCCGTGGTGGCCATGGGCATCTGTTACGGCGCCTACATGGGCGAGGTCTTCCGGGCGGGCATCGAATCCATCGACAAGGGGCAGGCCGAGGCGGCCAGATCCCTCGGCTTCAGCCGCGCCCAGACCATGCTGCTGGTCGTTCTGCCCCAGGCCTGGCGGACCATCCTGCCGCCCGTGGGCAACGAATTCATCGCCCTGCTGAAAGACAGCTCCCTGGTGTCCATCCTGGCCGTGTCGGACCTGCTGCGGCGCGGCCGCGAATTTGCCGGCGAATCCTTCCTGTACTTCGAGGCCTACACCATGGTGGCGCTGGTCTATCTGGTCATCACGCTCTTTCTGTCCAAGGCCGTGAGCAAAATGGAGCAGAGGTTGAATTACTATGAACGGGACTAG
- a CDS encoding CBS domain-containing protein: MSDTVITCHANADFDALAAMIAAGKLYPGAAMIFPGTQDGSLKDYFIQSVMYLFDFKNLKDLDTKEIRRLVIVDTRNRSRLEHVDALFSLPGLSIHLFDHHPPTEDSISADVEYCEIWGSTTAIMVSRLRELSLSVTPDEATIMGLGIFEDTGGFTFNSTTEHDFEAAAWLKTQGMELETIREIMNRELSAEQVAILSQLIETAATHSISGISVVVTEVDLDAYVGDFALLIHKLMDMENMRVLFAIGRMGNRIQLVARSRAPEVDVSVICASFGGGGHAYAASASIKDRTISQVKDELFALLYSHINPQMVVRKFMSSPVVRIQAGQTVAQAAEVMIRYGLKALPVMEYGEQVCGIIENSVAEKAVGHGLGAERVAEYMQEDFSTVTEDEDLYRIMEIILGERQRLVPVLRGQEMVGVITRTDLINLLVQEPARFPDSLFPGKRQEKNIQHLLRERLPADMLELLRLAGRTGREMGMDVYAVGGFVRDMLLGIPNDDIDLVVEGDGVAFAQTLGERLGARIRPHLKFRTAVLILPSGQKVDVATARLEYYEYPAALPVVELSSLKMDLYRRDFSINTLAVHLSPAHFGRLVDFFGGQQDLKDGVIRALHSLSFVEDPTRIIRAIRFEGRFQFRIGAQTERLIKNAVRLNIFQRLSGARIRHELRLLAEDAAPVAGLVRMRDLGLLQAIHPLLHFPPSKERLLEEIERVVTWYRLLYREEAPDVWIVYFLGLVSGFDATSVDLLTSRLQFVPRRTELVESTRRQLRFMAMQLAQWGRTNGSSAELYDILSPVPLEGLLYAMAKQRKQELKKAISRFLTTLQDVHVAISGADIKAMGVAPGPSFSIILEAVKRAVLNGRVKTREEQLEHAARVIRSLGERPVS, from the coding sequence ATGTCCGACACCGTCATCACCTGCCACGCCAACGCGGATTTCGACGCCCTGGCCGCCATGATCGCCGCCGGAAAGCTGTATCCCGGCGCGGCCATGATCTTTCCGGGCACTCAGGACGGCTCCCTCAAGGACTATTTCATCCAGAGCGTCATGTATCTCTTCGACTTCAAGAACCTGAAGGATCTGGACACGAAGGAAATACGCCGCCTGGTCATCGTCGACACCCGGAACAGATCCCGGCTGGAGCATGTGGACGCCCTCTTTTCCCTGCCGGGGCTTTCCATCCATCTCTTCGACCACCACCCGCCCACGGAGGACTCCATTTCCGCCGATGTGGAATACTGCGAGATCTGGGGCTCCACCACCGCCATCATGGTCTCCCGCCTGCGGGAGCTGTCCCTGTCCGTGACGCCCGACGAGGCCACCATCATGGGCCTTGGCATCTTCGAGGACACCGGGGGCTTCACCTTCAACTCCACCACGGAGCACGATTTCGAGGCCGCGGCCTGGCTCAAGACCCAGGGCATGGAGCTGGAAACCATCCGTGAAATCATGAACCGGGAGCTGTCCGCCGAACAGGTGGCCATTCTTTCGCAGCTCATCGAGACCGCCGCCACGCACTCCATCAGCGGCATCAGCGTGGTGGTGACCGAAGTGGATCTGGACGCCTACGTCGGAGATTTCGCCCTGCTCATCCACAAACTGATGGATATGGAAAACATGCGCGTCCTCTTCGCCATCGGGCGCATGGGCAACAGAATCCAGCTCGTGGCCCGCAGCAGGGCTCCGGAAGTGGACGTGAGCGTCATCTGCGCTTCCTTCGGCGGAGGCGGACACGCCTACGCGGCCTCGGCCTCCATCAAGGACCGCACCATTTCCCAGGTGAAGGACGAGCTTTTCGCCCTGCTCTACTCCCACATCAATCCGCAGATGGTGGTCCGCAAGTTCATGTCTTCGCCGGTGGTCCGCATCCAGGCCGGACAGACCGTGGCCCAGGCCGCCGAGGTGATGATCCGCTACGGCCTGAAAGCCCTGCCCGTCATGGAGTACGGGGAGCAGGTCTGCGGCATCATCGAGAACAGCGTGGCGGAAAAGGCCGTGGGGCACGGGCTGGGAGCGGAACGGGTGGCCGAATACATGCAGGAGGATTTTTCCACCGTCACCGAAGACGAGGACCTGTACCGGATCATGGAGATCATCCTGGGGGAGCGGCAGCGGCTGGTGCCGGTGCTGCGCGGGCAGGAGATGGTCGGAGTCATCACCCGCACGGATCTGATCAACCTGCTGGTGCAGGAACCCGCCCGCTTTCCGGACTCCCTGTTTCCGGGCAAGCGGCAGGAGAAGAACATCCAGCACCTGCTGCGGGAGCGTCTGCCCGCGGACATGCTGGAACTGCTCCGGCTGGCGGGCCGCACCGGCCGGGAAATGGGTATGGATGTCTACGCCGTGGGCGGCTTTGTGCGGGATATGCTGCTGGGCATTCCCAACGACGACATCGATCTGGTGGTGGAAGGCGACGGCGTGGCCTTCGCCCAGACCCTGGGCGAGCGTCTGGGAGCCCGCATCCGGCCGCATCTGAAATTCCGCACGGCCGTTCTCATTCTGCCTTCCGGCCAGAAGGTCGACGTGGCCACGGCCCGCCTGGAGTACTATGAGTACCCGGCCGCCCTGCCCGTGGTGGAGCTGTCTTCCCTGAAAATGGACCTGTACCGCCGGGATTTCTCCATCAACACTCTGGCCGTGCACCTGAGCCCGGCCCACTTCGGGCGGCTGGTGGATTTCTTCGGCGGGCAGCAGGACCTGAAGGACGGCGTGATCCGCGCTCTGCATTCCCTGTCCTTCGTGGAAGACCCCACCCGCATCATCCGGGCCATCCGCTTCGAGGGCCGCTTCCAGTTCCGAATCGGCGCTCAGACCGAGAGGCTCATCAAAAACGCCGTGCGCCTGAACATTTTCCAGCGTCTGTCCGGCGCACGCATCCGGCACGAGCTGCGCTTGCTGGCCGAGGACGCGGCCCCGGTGGCCGGTCTGGTCCGCATGCGCGATCTGGGCCTGCTTCAGGCCATCCACCCGCTACTGCACTTCCCGCCCAGCAAGGAACGGCTGCTGGAGGAAATCGAGCGCGTGGTGACGTGGTACCGGCTGCTGTACCGGGAAGAGGCTCCGGACGTATGGATCGTCTATTTTCTGGGCCTGGTTTCGGGATTCGACGCGACCAGCGTGGACCTGCTGACCAGCCGCCTGCAATTCGTCCCCAGGCGGACGGAACTGGTGGAAAGCACGCGCAGGCAGCTGCGATTCATGGCCATGCAGCTGGCCCAGTGGGGGCGGACGAACGGCTCTTCGGCGGAACTTTACGACATTCTCTCTCCAGTCCCCCTGGAGGGCCTGCTCTACGCCATGGCCAAGCAGCGCAAGCAGGAGCTCAAGAAAGCCATTTCCCGTTTTCTGACCACCCTTCAGGACGTGCACGTGGCCATTTCCGGCGCGGACATCAAGGCCATGGGCGTGGCTCCCGGACCGAGTTTTTCGATCATCCTGGAGGCCGTGAAGCGGGCCGTCCTGAATGGCCGGGTCAAAACCCGCGAGGAGCAGCTGGAGCACGCGGCCCGGGTGATCCGTTCCCTGGGAGAGCGGCCCGTTTCTTGA
- a CDS encoding SDR family oxidoreductase, translated as MSDPASLLSASRTWLITGVAGFIGSNLLEYLLLHGQTVTGLDNFSTGYRKNLEEVRASVSPEQWSRFTFIEGDIRDPETCAQTCKGVELVLHQAALGSVPRSIADPLLTNANNVTGFLNMLVAARDCGVRRFVYAASSSTYGDHPGLPKVEHLIGAPLSPYAVTKYVNELYANVFFRTYGLDCVGLRYFNVFGKRQDPEGAYAAVIPQWFAGLMRGAPVWINGDGETSRDFCFIDNCVQANILAACGQHPEAPGQVFNVACGQRTSLNELFALLREEAAKFVPDCAGASASYRDFRAGDVRHSLADISKIQRILGYAPKFDLRAGLAQAGPWYARNLCS; from the coding sequence ATGTCCGATCCCGCCTCTCTTCTGTCCGCTTCCCGCACCTGGCTCATAACCGGCGTGGCTGGTTTCATCGGCTCCAATCTGCTGGAATATCTGCTGCTGCACGGCCAGACCGTGACCGGGCTGGACAATTTTTCCACCGGCTACCGGAAAAACCTCGAAGAAGTCCGCGCAAGCGTATCTCCCGAGCAATGGAGCCGCTTCACCTTCATCGAAGGCGACATCCGTGATCCGGAAACCTGCGCGCAGACCTGCAAAGGCGTGGAACTGGTGCTGCACCAAGCCGCTCTGGGCTCCGTGCCCCGGTCCATCGCCGATCCGCTGCTGACCAACGCCAACAACGTGACCGGGTTTCTGAATATGCTGGTGGCGGCCAGAGACTGCGGCGTAAGGCGCTTTGTCTATGCGGCCTCCAGCTCCACCTACGGAGATCACCCGGGCCTGCCCAAGGTGGAGCATCTCATCGGCGCGCCCCTGTCGCCCTACGCCGTGACCAAATATGTGAACGAGCTCTACGCCAATGTTTTCTTCAGGACCTACGGGCTCGACTGCGTGGGACTTCGCTACTTCAACGTATTCGGCAAGCGGCAGGACCCCGAAGGTGCTTACGCCGCCGTCATTCCGCAATGGTTCGCCGGACTCATGCGCGGCGCGCCGGTCTGGATCAACGGAGATGGCGAGACCAGCCGGGACTTCTGCTTCATCGACAACTGCGTCCAGGCCAACATCCTGGCCGCATGCGGGCAGCATCCGGAAGCGCCGGGGCAAGTCTTCAACGTGGCCTGCGGCCAGCGCACCTCCCTGAACGAACTTTTTGCCCTGCTGCGCGAGGAAGCCGCCAAATTCGTCCCGGACTGCGCCGGAGCCAGCGCGTCGTACCGTGACTTCAGGGCCGGAGATGTCCGCCATTCTCTGGCCGATATTTCCAAAATCCAGCGGATTCTGGGCTATGCCCCCAAATTCGATTTACGCGCGGGACTGGCCCAGGCCGGACCGTGGTATGCCAGAAATCTGTGCAGCTGA
- a CDS encoding DUF2628 domain-containing protein, translating to MSHDEKIWWYAANGKESGPYTARELKSMALAGKIAPADLIWREGLEKWLKASAVKGLFEPAAPRSDAAVPPPPASEPADPPLQSETEGADNRFPDAFPMSGEHSSGTISDDEAMQIFVGKKYDLYVRKWARFAEKKISWNWPGFFLNITWLIYRKMYRPAALLFAAMIGAGIVVGFLHISEGTIQALGIAVNVLVGLQGNYWYKLHAERKIKRIKECIVPHQIRNEITRQGGTNLAGALIFFLLIFLLVIISRLGSLSMAGKI from the coding sequence ATGAGCCACGATGAAAAAATCTGGTGGTATGCCGCCAATGGCAAGGAATCCGGCCCGTACACGGCGCGGGAGCTGAAATCCATGGCCCTGGCCGGGAAAATCGCCCCGGCGGATCTGATCTGGCGGGAAGGCCTGGAAAAATGGCTCAAAGCGTCCGCCGTCAAGGGGTTGTTCGAGCCTGCCGCACCCCGTTCCGATGCTGCCGTGCCTCCGCCGCCTGCCTCCGAACCGGCAGACCCGCCTCTGCAATCAGAAACGGAAGGCGCGGACAACCGCTTCCCTGACGCCTTTCCCATGTCCGGGGAGCACTCTTCCGGGACAATCAGCGACGACGAGGCCATGCAGATTTTCGTGGGCAAAAAGTATGACCTCTACGTCAGAAAATGGGCCCGCTTCGCCGAGAAAAAAATCTCCTGGAACTGGCCGGGCTTTTTTCTGAACATAACCTGGCTGATATACAGAAAAATGTACCGCCCCGCCGCTCTGCTTTTCGCAGCCATGATAGGAGCGGGCATTGTCGTGGGATTTCTCCACATATCCGAAGGCACAATCCAGGCGCTCGGTATTGCCGTCAATGTACTGGTCGGCTTGCAGGGCAACTATTGGTACAAATTGCATGCAGAACGTAAAATAAAACGAATAAAGGAATGCATTGTTCCTCATCAAATCAGAAACGAGATCACCCGGCAGGGCGGAACGAATCTGGCCGGCGCACTCATTTTTTTCCTTCTGATTTTTCTGCTGGTCATTATCAGCCGCCTTGGTTCTCTGAGCATGGCGGGCAAAATCTGA
- a CDS encoding lipopolysaccharide assembly protein LapA domain-containing protein, protein MRYLKALALVVLFFFSMLFFTQNVAVLTQELVLGLKVFRWEYHTAAAPFYLLILLAFVVGAVSCILYFFMERVRLTRECRQLRRDKDALEREVASLRPVTSPSYVSEDYPGHSGN, encoded by the coding sequence ATGCGCTATCTCAAAGCTCTGGCCCTCGTCGTCCTGTTCTTCTTTTCCATGCTTTTCTTCACCCAGAACGTCGCTGTCCTGACGCAGGAACTGGTTCTGGGGCTCAAAGTCTTCAGGTGGGAATACCATACCGCCGCCGCGCCCTTCTATCTGCTGATCCTGCTGGCCTTCGTGGTCGGCGCGGTATCGTGCATTCTGTACTTTTTCATGGAGCGGGTGCGCCTGACCCGGGAATGCAGACAGCTGCGCAGGGACAAGGACGCTCTGGAGCGGGAAGTGGCCTCTCTGAGGCCCGTCACGAGCCCTTCCTATGTTTCCGAGGACTACCCCGGCCACTCCGGAAACTGA
- a CDS encoding amino acid ABC transporter ATP-binding protein: MNGTRPIIEISNVYKFYGQLQALHDVTLTVNAGEKVVIIGPSGSGKSTLLRSINRLETIDSGSIVVDGQDIYAHGSDINVIRQELGMVFQSFNLFPHKTVLGNLTMAPMKLKKVPEMEARKRALGLLDKVGIRDKAEVYPSMLSGGQQQRVAIARALAMNPKIMLFDEPTSALDPEMIGEVLDVMVTLAREGMTMVVVTHEMGFAREVADRIVFMDHGQIVEAGTPEHFFANPEQDRTRKFLSQIL, from the coding sequence ATGAACGGGACTAGGCCCATCATTGAAATTTCCAATGTCTACAAGTTCTACGGCCAGCTTCAGGCCCTGCACGACGTGACGCTGACCGTAAACGCCGGGGAGAAGGTGGTCATCATCGGGCCGAGCGGCTCGGGCAAGTCCACCCTGCTGCGCTCCATCAACCGCCTGGAAACCATCGACAGCGGCAGCATCGTGGTGGACGGCCAGGATATCTACGCCCACGGCAGCGACATCAATGTCATCCGCCAGGAGCTGGGCATGGTCTTCCAGAGCTTCAACCTGTTTCCGCACAAGACCGTGCTGGGCAACCTGACCATGGCCCCCATGAAGCTCAAGAAGGTGCCGGAGATGGAGGCGAGGAAAAGAGCCCTGGGGCTTCTGGACAAGGTCGGCATCCGGGACAAGGCCGAAGTCTACCCGTCCATGCTCTCGGGCGGCCAGCAGCAGCGGGTGGCCATCGCCCGGGCTCTGGCCATGAACCCGAAAATCATGCTGTTCGACGAACCCACGTCCGCCCTGGACCCGGAAATGATCGGCGAGGTGCTCGACGTCATGGTCACGCTGGCCCGCGAAGGCATGACCATGGTCGTGGTCACCCACGAGATGGGCTTTGCCCGCGAAGTGGCCGACCGCATCGTGTTCATGGATCACGGGCAGATTGTGGAAGCCGGAACGCCGGAGCATTTCTTCGCCAATCCGGAGCAGGACCGCACCCGGAAATTTCTGAGCCAAATCCTGTAG
- a CDS encoding basic amino acid ABC transporter substrate-binding protein, whose protein sequence is MRARFIVVLAFFCCLSGTALAKDVVFAVDATYPPMEMLDADKNVVGFAPELVMAIGKAAGFTPILKNTAWDGIFAGLAAGRYDAICSSVSITEDRSKNMDFADPYFDVKQGVIMPKGSAISSADDLKDKTVGSQMGTTGYFMAKKIAGKMARSYDEIGLAVEDLYNGRIDAVIADDAVASNYALQHKEYSKKLALVHLIAPEKPEYLGIAVKKGDDATRQLINEGLKKVRESGEYDAIYAKWFGTR, encoded by the coding sequence ATGCGCGCTCGCTTCATCGTTGTTCTGGCGTTTTTCTGTTGTCTGTCCGGAACCGCCCTGGCCAAGGACGTGGTGTTCGCGGTGGACGCCACGTATCCGCCCATGGAAATGCTCGACGCCGACAAGAATGTCGTGGGTTTCGCGCCCGAACTGGTCATGGCCATCGGCAAGGCGGCGGGCTTTACTCCCATTCTCAAGAACACGGCCTGGGACGGTATTTTCGCCGGTCTGGCCGCCGGCAGGTACGACGCCATCTGCTCCTCCGTGTCCATCACCGAAGACCGCAGCAAGAACATGGACTTCGCGGACCCCTATTTCGACGTCAAACAGGGGGTCATCATGCCCAAAGGCTCGGCCATTTCCTCGGCGGACGACCTGAAGGACAAGACCGTCGGCTCCCAGATGGGCACCACCGGCTATTTCATGGCCAAGAAAATCGCCGGAAAAATGGCCAGATCTTATGACGAAATCGGGCTGGCCGTGGAGGACCTCTACAACGGCCGCATCGACGCCGTCATCGCCGATGACGCCGTAGCCTCCAACTACGCCCTCCAGCACAAGGAATACTCCAAGAAGCTGGCCCTGGTTCACCTCATCGCCCCGGAAAAGCCGGAATATCTGGGCATCGCCGTGAAAAAGGGCGACGACGCCACCCGCCAGCTGATCAACGAAGGACTGAAAAAAGTCCGGGAAAGCGGCGAATACGACGCCATCTACGCCAAGTGGTTCGGCACACGCTAA
- the xerD gene encoding site-specific tyrosine recombinase XerD — protein sequence MQEDIDRYLEHLTVIRGLAEKTVEAYGSDLFFFRDFLLEHSGSLESVDEHVLFLYLVHLRRKGLGNASVARTVSSLRGFFDYLLREGRLAASPAALLDSPKLLRRLPSVLSREEILAMLDRPLKGERLGFRDRTMLELLYACGLRVSELTGLDLSDFDAQAGLLRILGKGSKERLVPVHDSAVSLLLDYIRHWRPLFSPKCGAVFLNRSGRALSRQGVWKLIRRYALEAGITRAVSPHTLRHSFATHLLEGGADLRTVQILLGHSDIMATEIYTHVQSARMLGLHRTFHPRA from the coding sequence ATGCAGGAAGACATCGACCGCTATCTCGAACATCTCACCGTCATCCGCGGGCTGGCCGAGAAGACCGTGGAAGCCTATGGCTCGGACCTGTTTTTCTTCCGGGATTTTCTGCTGGAACACTCCGGCTCTCTGGAAAGCGTGGATGAGCATGTCCTCTTTCTCTATCTGGTGCATCTGCGCCGCAAGGGCCTCGGGAACGCGTCCGTCGCCCGGACCGTCTCCAGCCTGCGCGGGTTTTTCGATTACCTCCTGCGCGAGGGCCGCCTCGCCGCCAGTCCGGCCGCCCTTCTAGACAGCCCGAAACTCCTGCGCAGACTGCCTAGTGTGCTGAGCCGGGAAGAGATTCTGGCCATGCTGGACCGGCCTCTCAAGGGCGAACGCCTGGGCTTCAGAGACCGGACCATGCTGGAACTCCTCTACGCCTGCGGCCTGCGCGTGTCTGAACTGACGGGGCTCGACCTGTCCGATTTCGACGCGCAGGCGGGGCTGCTGCGCATTCTGGGCAAAGGCAGTAAGGAGCGGCTCGTCCCCGTACACGACTCGGCCGTCTCCCTGCTGCTGGATTATATCCGGCACTGGCGGCCCCTCTTCAGTCCCAAATGCGGCGCGGTTTTCCTGAACCGCTCGGGCCGCGCCCTGAGCCGGCAGGGCGTGTGGAAGCTGATCCGGCGCTACGCGCTTGAGGCAGGCATCACACGCGCGGTTTCCCCCCACACCCTGCGCCATTCCTTCGCCACACATCTGCTCGAAGGCGGTGCCGACCTGCGCACGGTCCAGATTCTGCTCGGACACAGCGACATCATGGCCACGGAAATATACACCCACGTGCAATCCGCGCGCATGCTCGGCCTGCACCGCACCTTCCATCCCCGCGCGTGA
- a CDS encoding HIT family protein gives MKNLHAPWRIQYILGPKPDTCVFCLPEHTEEDEKRRILLRARHCFVVMNIYPYSSGHLMVTPYRHVQDITELSAEESHEIMDYVQKSAFVLREAFRPQGINVGINLGEAAGAGIREHLHVHLVPRWNGDHSFMPVMSGTGVLPECLSSTYERLKPFFDNLQR, from the coding sequence ATGAAAAATCTCCACGCACCCTGGCGCATCCAGTACATTCTCGGCCCCAAGCCGGACACATGCGTGTTCTGCCTGCCGGAACACACGGAAGAAGACGAGAAACGGCGCATTCTGCTCCGGGCCCGGCACTGCTTCGTCGTCATGAACATCTACCCGTACAGCAGCGGACACCTCATGGTCACCCCCTACCGGCACGTGCAGGACATCACCGAACTGAGCGCGGAAGAAAGCCACGAAATCATGGACTATGTACAAAAGAGCGCTTTTGTCCTACGGGAGGCATTCAGACCACAGGGCATCAATGTCGGCATCAACCTCGGCGAGGCAGCCGGAGCCGGAATCAGGGAGCATCTGCACGTGCACCTCGTGCCGCGCTGGAATGGAGACCATTCTTTCATGCCGGTCATGTCCGGAACCGGCGTGCTTCCGGAATGCCTGAGTTCGACATACGAACGCCTAAAGCCTTTTTTCGACAATCTTCAACGGTAG